The Comamonas sp. GB3 AK4-5 genome includes a region encoding these proteins:
- a CDS encoding GNAT family N-acetyltransferase, translating to MAADTHLVTAVRTASRTMVRELGFMHTTLAGSDYSPSAVHTLLELEIQGALTAAQLVGLLGLEKSSVSRLLAKLEAAGEIAPGRASDARAKPLQLTAQGRQTAAAIHAYGQQRVQTALRHLNPAQQQAVAQGLATYAGALQASRQGETQARPPAIEIHAGYRPGLIGRVAEMHACFYARHAGFGQFFESQVASGLAEFAARLSQDGNQIWCATLHGRIVGAIAIDGQDLGGQQAHLRWFILDDGCRGLGVGQQLLRTALDFCDVQGFAATQLWTFAGLDAARHLYEAQGFALVHQATGSQWGSAVTEQQFSRPRPAGCR from the coding sequence ATGGCTGCCGACACCCACCTGGTCACCGCCGTCCGCACCGCATCGCGCACCATGGTGCGCGAGCTGGGTTTTATGCACACCACGCTGGCTGGCAGCGATTATTCGCCTTCCGCAGTGCACACGCTGCTGGAGCTCGAGATCCAGGGCGCCCTCACCGCGGCCCAGTTGGTGGGACTGCTGGGGCTGGAGAAGTCCAGCGTCAGCCGCCTGCTGGCCAAGCTGGAAGCCGCCGGAGAAATTGCGCCAGGCAGGGCCAGCGATGCCCGCGCCAAGCCGCTGCAGCTGACGGCCCAGGGCCGGCAAACAGCCGCAGCCATCCATGCCTACGGCCAGCAGCGGGTGCAGACAGCGCTGCGCCACCTGAACCCGGCGCAGCAACAGGCCGTGGCCCAGGGCCTGGCCACTTACGCTGGCGCGCTGCAGGCCAGCCGCCAGGGCGAGACCCAGGCCCGGCCCCCTGCCATCGAGATTCATGCCGGCTACCGCCCCGGGCTGATAGGCCGCGTGGCCGAGATGCATGCCTGCTTCTACGCCCGCCATGCCGGCTTTGGTCAGTTCTTTGAAAGCCAGGTAGCCAGCGGCCTGGCCGAGTTTGCCGCCAGGCTGAGCCAGGATGGCAACCAGATTTGGTGCGCCACGCTACATGGGCGCATCGTGGGGGCCATCGCCATCGATGGCCAGGACCTGGGTGGACAGCAAGCCCATTTGCGCTGGTTCATCTTGGACGATGGCTGCCGTGGCCTGGGTGTGGGCCAGCAATTGCTGCGCACGGCCCTGGATTTTTGCGACGTACAGGGCTTTGCCGCGACCCAGCTGTGGACTTTTGCCGGCCTGGATGCAGCCCGCCACCTGTACGAGGCCCAGGGCTTTGCCCTGGTGCACCAGGCCACCGGTAGCCAGTGGGGCAGCGCGGTGACCGAGCAGCAGTTCAGCCGCCCTCGGCCTGCCGGATGCCGCTAA
- a CDS encoding LysR family transcriptional regulator has product MEDLKRMAIFATVVQQGSMSAAARLLDMSPSAVSQQMRQLERSAGVTLLHRTTRQLTLTDAGQRYYAQCAALCEAARRAQAELAAERQQPSGELRLSTPVGFAPHAAPALGAWLGQHPQLRLRLLVDDAPIDLVQGRVDLALRFGKQSDSSWVARHLGASPTVLCAAPQWLETWNQRAGRPLQALPGHPSELATAEWLQQSHAEHPQLSEEWRHEASGERFSLQALPRMVSNHRGTVQHLCEAGLGLAQLTLFDVVQPLREGRLLRLLPDWDMGLLDLWAVTPERDALPAKVRQAIDVLRAYFAQLPGVQPRS; this is encoded by the coding sequence ATGGAAGACCTCAAACGCATGGCCATCTTCGCCACCGTGGTGCAACAAGGCTCGATGAGTGCGGCGGCACGCCTGCTGGACATGAGCCCCTCGGCCGTCAGCCAGCAAATGCGCCAGCTGGAACGCAGCGCCGGCGTCACCCTGCTGCATCGCACCACCCGCCAGCTGACGCTAACCGATGCCGGCCAGCGCTACTACGCCCAGTGCGCCGCCCTGTGCGAAGCCGCCCGCCGCGCCCAGGCCGAGCTGGCAGCCGAGCGCCAGCAACCCAGCGGCGAGCTGCGCCTGTCTACCCCCGTGGGTTTTGCCCCCCATGCCGCACCGGCGCTGGGGGCCTGGCTGGGCCAGCACCCGCAGCTGCGCTTGCGGCTGCTGGTGGACGATGCGCCCATTGACCTGGTGCAGGGCCGTGTGGACCTGGCCCTGCGCTTTGGCAAGCAATCCGACTCCAGCTGGGTGGCCCGCCACCTCGGCGCATCACCCACCGTGCTGTGCGCCGCGCCCCAGTGGCTGGAAACCTGGAACCAGCGTGCGGGCCGCCCGCTGCAAGCCCTGCCCGGCCACCCCAGTGAACTGGCCACGGCCGAGTGGCTGCAGCAAAGCCATGCCGAGCACCCGCAGCTCAGTGAGGAATGGCGCCATGAAGCCAGCGGCGAGCGCTTTTCCCTGCAAGCCCTGCCCCGCATGGTGAGCAACCACCGTGGCACCGTGCAGCATTTGTGCGAGGCCGGCCTGGGCCTGGCCCAGCTGACGCTGTTTGATGTGGTGCAGCCGCTGCGTGAAGGCCGGCTGCTACGCCTGCTGCCCGACTGGGATATGGGCCTGCTGGACCTCTGGGCCGTCACGCCCGAACGCGATGCACTGCCCGCCAAGGTCAGGCAGGCGATAGACGTGCTGCGTGCCTACTTTGCGCAGTTGCCAGGAGTACAGCCCCGCAGTTGA
- a CDS encoding anion transporter, with protein sequence MTTFVLLVFGLVYLGMVLGGLPFLQLDRTGVALLGAIAVIAGGALTVEEAARAVHLPTVLLLFAFMIMSAQMQLGGFYDWVTLRVAGLHVAPPTLLAALIAAVGVLSAVFSNDVVCLAVAPVLVQACLRQRLNPVPFALALACAANIGSAATLIGNPQNMLIGQSLSMSFVGYAADAALPVLLGLALTWVLIVLGVRGRWRLAQGNALPATTAADTPLQPWQTAKGLGVALAVLLAFLFSPWPHEVVALIGAAVLLLSRRLHSSRVLGLVDWQLLVLFVGLFVVNAALQRTGEPAQWVAAAAAHGVQLEHPATLFAAVFVLSNLVSNVPAVMLLLPVAQHPMAGTLLALVSTFAGNLFIVGSIANIIVVDAARRHGVVIGWRQHAALGIPVTLCTLAMVALYLAWRMTA encoded by the coding sequence ATGACTACTTTTGTGCTGCTTGTTTTTGGCTTGGTGTACTTGGGCATGGTGCTGGGCGGCCTGCCTTTTCTGCAACTGGACCGCACCGGCGTGGCGCTGCTGGGGGCAATCGCCGTGATTGCGGGCGGCGCGCTGACGGTGGAGGAGGCTGCGCGCGCCGTGCACCTGCCCACGGTGCTGCTGCTGTTTGCCTTCATGATCATGTCGGCCCAGATGCAGCTGGGCGGCTTTTACGACTGGGTCACGCTGCGGGTGGCAGGCCTGCATGTGGCGCCGCCCACCTTGCTGGCGGCGTTGATTGCCGCCGTGGGCGTGCTGTCTGCCGTGTTCAGCAACGATGTGGTGTGCCTGGCCGTGGCGCCGGTGCTGGTGCAAGCCTGTCTGCGCCAGCGGCTGAACCCCGTGCCGTTTGCGCTGGCCCTTGCCTGCGCGGCCAATATAGGCTCGGCAGCCACCTTGATTGGCAACCCGCAGAACATGCTGATCGGCCAGTCGCTGTCCATGTCTTTTGTGGGCTATGCCGCCGATGCGGCCCTGCCCGTGTTGTTGGGTCTGGCGCTGACCTGGGTGCTGATCGTGCTTGGGGTGCGCGGGCGCTGGCGGCTGGCGCAAGGCAATGCCCTGCCAGCCACCACAGCGGCCGACACCCCGCTGCAACCCTGGCAGACCGCCAAGGGCCTGGGCGTGGCGCTGGCTGTGCTGCTGGCGTTTCTCTTCAGCCCCTGGCCGCATGAGGTGGTGGCGCTGATTGGCGCTGCCGTGTTGCTGCTCAGCCGCCGCCTGCACTCCAGCCGCGTGCTGGGCCTGGTGGATTGGCAGCTGCTGGTGCTGTTTGTGGGCCTGTTTGTGGTGAATGCAGCCCTGCAGCGCACGGGCGAACCAGCGCAGTGGGTGGCGGCTGCCGCAGCCCACGGTGTGCAGCTGGAGCACCCAGCCACGCTGTTTGCTGCGGTGTTTGTGCTGTCCAACCTGGTCTCCAATGTGCCGGCGGTGATGCTGCTGCTGCCAGTGGCCCAGCACCCCATGGCGGGCACGTTGCTGGCCCTGGTCAGCACCTTTGCCGGCAATCTTTTCATTGTGGGCAGCATTGCCAACATCATCGTGGTGGACGCAGCGCGCCGGCATGGCGTGGTCATTGGCTGGCGCCAACATGCGGCCCTGGGTATTCCCGTCACGCTGTGCACGCTGGCCATGGTGGCGCTGTATCTGGCCTGGCGCATGACGGCTTGA
- a CDS encoding toxin, whose protein sequence is MRYIVIGTSGAGKSSFSNSLAQALGCAHIELDTLYWGPHWQSVPTADFLAGVEQATQGTHWVADGNYSVARELLWGRGTHIIWLNYGRATVFTRVLWRTLSRALRRTPLFHGNRESLHKSFFSRDSILLWSLTTFTQNRKKYSQLRQSPEYSHLQWTAFTHPRQATAWLAARKAAV, encoded by the coding sequence ATGCGCTACATCGTCATCGGCACCAGCGGGGCCGGCAAATCCAGTTTTTCCAACAGCCTGGCCCAGGCCCTGGGCTGTGCGCATATCGAGTTGGATACGCTGTACTGGGGGCCGCACTGGCAGTCTGTGCCCACCGCAGATTTTCTGGCGGGTGTGGAGCAAGCTACCCAAGGCACCCACTGGGTGGCCGATGGCAACTACAGCGTGGCGCGCGAGCTGCTGTGGGGCCGGGGCACGCACATCATCTGGCTCAACTACGGCCGGGCCACGGTGTTCACACGGGTGCTGTGGCGCACCCTGAGCCGGGCGCTGCGGCGCACACCGCTGTTCCACGGCAACCGCGAATCCCTGCACAAATCATTCTTCTCGCGCGACTCCATCCTGCTGTGGTCACTGACCACCTTCACCCAGAACCGCAAGAAATACAGCCAGCTGCGCCAGAGCCCGGAGTACAGCCATCTGCAGTGGACAGCGTTCACCCACCCGCGCCAGGCCACAGCCTGGCTGGCGGCGCGCAAGGCTGCGGTTTAA
- a CDS encoding Asp/Glu racemase yields the protein MQKNYRIGQIVPSSNTTMETEIPQMLWQRQQVEPERFTFHSSRMRMQKVTKEELAAMDADSDRCAIELADARVDVLGYACLVAIMSMGRGYHRVAEERLQRRTQETGGPAPVVTSAGALVDGLKAIGAKKVSLLAPYMKPLTALVIDYIENEGIEVVDSISLEIADNLEVGRQDPMAPIEITRKLNIQGVDAVVASACVQMPSLGSIQPIEDRLGLPVISSSVATTYMMLKKLGLKTYAPGFGSLLSGRY from the coding sequence ATGCAGAAAAACTACCGTATTGGACAAATCGTTCCCAGCTCCAACACCACGATGGAGACGGAAATCCCACAGATGCTGTGGCAGCGCCAACAGGTGGAGCCCGAGCGCTTCACCTTCCATTCCAGCCGCATGCGCATGCAGAAGGTGACCAAGGAAGAGCTGGCCGCCATGGATGCCGACTCCGACCGCTGCGCCATCGAGTTGGCCGACGCCCGTGTGGATGTGTTGGGCTATGCCTGCCTCGTCGCCATCATGAGCATGGGGCGGGGCTACCATCGCGTGGCCGAAGAGCGTCTGCAGCGCCGTACCCAGGAAACCGGCGGCCCCGCCCCGGTGGTGACCAGTGCCGGCGCGCTGGTGGATGGGCTGAAAGCCATCGGTGCCAAGAAGGTATCGCTGCTGGCACCCTATATGAAACCGCTGACGGCGCTGGTGATCGACTACATCGAGAACGAAGGCATCGAGGTGGTGGACAGCATTTCGCTGGAGATCGCCGACAACCTGGAGGTCGGTCGTCAGGACCCCATGGCGCCTATCGAGATCACCCGCAAGCTCAACATCCAGGGTGTGGATGCTGTGGTCGCTTCCGCCTGCGTGCAGATGCCGTCGCTGGGGTCGATCCAGCCGATCGAAGACCGGCTGGGCCTGCCTGTCATTTCCTCCTCCGTGGCCACGACCTACATGATGCTCAAGAAGCTGGGCCTGAAAACCTACGCTCCCGGCTTTGGCTCGCTGCTGAGCGGGCGCTACTGA
- a CDS encoding antibiotic biosynthesis monooxygenase, with protein MPATVYTSTFTFVKREFDDAFHALDNTIAQVAKSIPGYLGEEAWENPGTQQISNVYYWDSMDALRALMEHPAHQQAKRQQAQWLDGYHVTIAQVLRMYGDGGIEHPLASSQGLRRPTTPGSWTK; from the coding sequence GTGCCTGCCACTGTCTACACCTCGACATTCACCTTTGTGAAGCGCGAATTCGACGACGCATTCCATGCGTTGGACAACACCATTGCCCAGGTTGCCAAATCCATTCCAGGCTATCTGGGCGAGGAGGCTTGGGAGAACCCGGGCACCCAACAGATCTCCAATGTGTACTACTGGGACAGCATGGACGCGCTCCGTGCTTTGATGGAGCATCCTGCACACCAGCAGGCCAAGCGCCAACAGGCCCAGTGGTTGGATGGCTACCACGTCACCATTGCCCAGGTGCTACGTATGTATGGAGACGGTGGGATTGAACACCCTCTTGCATCGTCTCAGGGGCTGCGTCGTCCCACCACGCCGGGAAGTTGGACAAAGTAG
- a CDS encoding dienelactone hydrolase family protein — protein MLDLGTHWKPVRRMLGAAMWMAAICLPHSGNAQVSRLEVTPLQSVTLSDQEFLIGREDGKPVVIAGELRLPGFGAGRRPLVILLHGSGGPGWGVVDWEQKFLDMGVATFVLDSFTGRGIVDTTNDQAQLGRLTQTVDAYRALALLSRHPRIDPHRIMLIGFSRGGQNALYASLKRFQRMHLTSTTPPFAAYVAFYPDCSYTYRDDEELAPAPVRIFHGTADTFSRSSTCRAYVQRLRAKGQDIQITEYPGAQHVFDSRILQQPIALPQAQSTRNCQTIESEEGKLVSATTRQPFSYADACVERGATMAYDEQAATEAEKAVRKLVTEMLKPLSPALLNKLP, from the coding sequence ATGTTGGATTTGGGTACGCATTGGAAGCCTGTACGCCGAATGCTGGGTGCCGCGATGTGGATGGCCGCCATCTGCCTGCCGCACAGTGGCAACGCACAAGTCTCACGCCTCGAAGTCACGCCACTCCAGTCGGTCACGCTGTCCGACCAGGAGTTCCTGATCGGCCGCGAAGACGGCAAACCCGTGGTGATCGCCGGGGAGCTTCGCCTCCCGGGCTTTGGCGCTGGCCGACGGCCCCTGGTCATCCTGCTGCACGGCTCCGGCGGCCCGGGCTGGGGCGTCGTGGACTGGGAGCAAAAGTTTCTCGACATGGGCGTGGCCACTTTTGTACTCGACAGCTTTACCGGCCGCGGCATTGTGGACACCACCAATGACCAGGCCCAGCTCGGTCGCCTGACGCAAACCGTGGACGCCTACCGCGCGCTGGCACTGCTGTCCCGGCATCCGCGCATCGATCCCCACCGCATCATGCTGATCGGATTTTCCCGAGGGGGGCAAAACGCGCTGTACGCCAGCCTCAAACGCTTCCAGCGCATGCACCTGACCTCCACCACGCCGCCTTTTGCGGCCTATGTCGCCTTCTACCCGGACTGCAGCTATACCTACCGTGACGACGAGGAGCTCGCTCCCGCACCCGTGCGCATTTTTCATGGCACTGCAGACACCTTCAGCCGCTCCAGCACCTGCCGCGCCTATGTGCAGCGGCTGCGCGCCAAAGGCCAGGACATTCAGATCACCGAGTACCCCGGGGCACAGCATGTATTTGACTCACGGATACTGCAGCAGCCCATCGCACTGCCCCAGGCACAGAGCACACGCAACTGCCAGACCATAGAGTCCGAAGAGGGCAAGCTGGTGAGTGCCACCACCCGCCAGCCCTTTAGCTACGCCGACGCCTGCGTCGAGCGCGGCGCAACCATGGCCTATGACGAGCAGGCCGCGACCGAGGCGGAAAAAGCCGTGCGCAAACTGGTCACCGAGATGCTCAAACCCTTGAGCCCAGCCCTGCTCAATAAGCTACCGTGA
- a CDS encoding NAD(P)-dependent oxidoreductase — protein sequence MKVALIGATGFVGSVVLDELLARGHEVVALVRDPAKLAARPQLKAVQADVLDAAQVQQAVAGADAVLSAYNAGWTNPNIYADFMRGSRAIVQGVKAAGVPRYLVVGGAGSLVVNGQQLVDDPDFPAAIKPGATAARDMYTELQRESALDWTLLSPAVGFHGGSAAQSKGRTGQYRTGQDAPLMQADGQPGDISAQDLAVALVDALEQHLHSRSRFTVAY from the coding sequence ATGAAAGTCGCATTGATTGGCGCTACCGGTTTTGTGGGTTCCGTGGTGCTGGATGAGCTGTTGGCGCGCGGCCATGAGGTGGTGGCCCTGGTGCGTGACCCGGCCAAGCTGGCCGCACGGCCGCAGCTGAAGGCCGTACAGGCCGATGTACTGGATGCCGCCCAGGTGCAACAGGCCGTGGCGGGGGCTGATGCCGTGCTCAGCGCCTACAACGCGGGCTGGACCAATCCGAATATCTACGCCGATTTCATGCGGGGCTCACGCGCCATCGTGCAGGGTGTGAAGGCCGCAGGCGTGCCCCGCTATCTGGTGGTGGGCGGTGCGGGTAGCCTGGTGGTGAATGGCCAGCAACTGGTGGATGACCCGGACTTTCCCGCAGCCATCAAGCCCGGAGCCACGGCGGCCCGCGATATGTATACCGAGCTGCAGCGCGAGAGCGCACTGGACTGGACGCTGCTGAGCCCGGCCGTGGGCTTTCACGGTGGCTCGGCCGCACAGTCCAAGGGGCGTACCGGTCAGTACCGCACCGGCCAGGACGCGCCGCTGATGCAGGCCGATGGGCAGCCCGGCGATATCTCGGCCCAGGACCTGGCCGTGGCCCTGGTGGATGCGCTGGAGCAGCATCTGCACTCGCGCAGCCGGTTCACGGTAGCTTATTGA
- a CDS encoding LysR family transcriptional regulator encodes MIHLHKTDPVSLQLFVTAADAGSLTAAAQNNGISLAAASKRIADLEHHLEVKLLVRSKSGVVPTAAGQSLYQHALQVLARMEQLVLSMKDFESGATGQLRLAANTSALAGFLPDVLAHYNRLYPGISLDVEDMLSEEAVRAVETGVVELGIIGENTVMGALERIVCDEDELVFLLPAHHPLAEHASIDISDALQFNFVALARSSSLSRLIGTQAQLLNMPWKIVIQVRSFECVCRMVAAGLGMAVVPSKVVRSLVQDDQVAVRPLRGLALRRRLVMAMRNQGSISLPARKFVDLALQKIEHK; translated from the coding sequence ATGATCCATCTGCACAAAACCGACCCTGTCTCCCTGCAGCTTTTTGTCACGGCAGCAGACGCTGGCAGCCTCACTGCCGCAGCACAAAACAACGGCATCTCGCTGGCTGCGGCCAGCAAGCGCATCGCGGATCTCGAACATCACCTGGAGGTGAAACTGCTGGTGCGCAGCAAAAGCGGTGTGGTGCCCACGGCCGCAGGGCAAAGCCTGTACCAGCATGCGCTGCAGGTGCTGGCGCGCATGGAACAACTGGTGCTGTCCATGAAAGACTTTGAAAGCGGCGCCACCGGCCAGCTGCGGCTGGCAGCCAACACCAGTGCACTGGCCGGTTTTCTGCCCGATGTGCTGGCGCACTACAACAGGCTGTACCCCGGCATTTCGCTGGATGTGGAAGACATGCTCAGCGAGGAAGCCGTGCGCGCCGTGGAGACGGGGGTGGTGGAGCTGGGCATCATTGGCGAGAACACGGTGATGGGCGCTTTGGAACGCATCGTCTGCGACGAGGACGAGCTGGTCTTTCTGCTGCCCGCCCACCACCCTCTGGCCGAGCACGCCAGCATCGACATCAGCGATGCGCTGCAGTTCAACTTTGTGGCGCTGGCGCGCTCCAGCTCACTCAGCCGGCTGATTGGCACCCAAGCGCAGTTGCTGAACATGCCGTGGAAAATCGTGATCCAGGTGCGCAGTTTTGAGTGCGTTTGCCGCATGGTGGCCGCCGGCCTGGGCATGGCCGTAGTCCCCTCGAAAGTGGTTCGCAGCCTGGTGCAGGACGACCAGGTGGCCGTGCGCCCGCTGCGCGGACTGGCACTGCGCCGCCGGCTGGTCATGGCCATGCGCAACCAAGGCAGCATCTCACTGCCTGCGCGCAAATTTGTGGATCTGGCACTTCAAAAAATAGAGCACAAGTAA
- a CDS encoding Bug family tripartite tricarboxylate transporter substrate binding protein, whose translation MNRKIFLSKLAGGVAIAVAGIGGAAASDYPSKAITLVVPNPPGGVVDAAARLVSDSLTKTLGQAVVVENRGGASGNIAYQTVSRAPKDGYTLLASYSAYHVGNPSLFKKPGWSQSDLVPVAMLVKAANVIVVHPSLPAKNLAEFISYAKKNPGTINYASQGAGSLSHVGTALFAQMTKTELVHVPYKGSGPAMQDVLGGQVQLFMSTPPSVGPHAQTGKLRALAVTSKTRHPMLPDVPTTAEAGLPDFQPEAWVALFAPAGTPNDVVQKMAAAVTTALESPAVKQRAELQGIEPVVMSPRELGALVKADTAHWSRIIQDNKISVD comes from the coding sequence ATGAACAGAAAAATCTTTTTGAGCAAGTTGGCCGGGGGCGTGGCCATAGCGGTTGCGGGGATCGGTGGCGCGGCTGCGAGTGACTACCCATCCAAGGCCATCACCCTGGTGGTGCCGAACCCTCCCGGAGGGGTGGTGGACGCGGCCGCGCGCCTCGTTTCGGACTCGCTGACCAAGACCTTGGGCCAGGCCGTCGTGGTGGAAAACCGTGGCGGCGCCAGCGGCAACATTGCCTACCAGACCGTCTCGCGTGCGCCCAAGGATGGCTATACGCTGCTGGCCTCGTACTCGGCCTACCACGTGGGCAACCCCAGCTTGTTCAAGAAGCCGGGCTGGTCGCAAAGCGATCTGGTGCCGGTGGCCATGCTGGTGAAGGCAGCCAACGTGATTGTGGTGCACCCCTCTTTGCCGGCGAAGAACCTGGCTGAGTTCATCAGCTATGCAAAGAAAAACCCAGGCACCATCAATTACGCCTCGCAGGGGGCGGGCTCACTGTCGCATGTGGGAACGGCACTGTTTGCCCAGATGACGAAGACCGAGCTGGTGCATGTGCCCTACAAGGGCTCGGGCCCCGCCATGCAGGATGTATTGGGCGGCCAGGTGCAGCTGTTCATGAGCACACCGCCCTCTGTGGGCCCACATGCACAAACCGGCAAGCTGCGCGCGCTGGCGGTGACAAGCAAGACCCGCCACCCCATGCTGCCCGATGTGCCGACCACGGCCGAAGCCGGTCTGCCCGATTTTCAGCCCGAGGCTTGGGTGGCGTTGTTTGCCCCGGCGGGTACCCCCAACGACGTGGTGCAGAAGATGGCGGCAGCCGTCACGACTGCCCTCGAATCTCCAGCGGTCAAGCAGCGCGCGGAGCTCCAGGGCATCGAGCCCGTGGTGATGTCGCCGCGCGAGCTGGGCGCCCTGGTGAAAGCGGATACGGCCCACTGGAGCCGCATCATTCAAGACAACAAGATCAGCGTGGACTGA
- the ppk2 gene encoding polyphosphate kinase 2 — protein sequence MKNNTSDSPAATPAAPSAPQATPPAAKKAGQNQAASAPAKPTRTVDKAMAKAAGKAAAKAGHGRRPTEKGDVAQGIHSDRALEEYEAGQATQAAQKKRVAAVMSVLDGPGSNQERAKALRTLLEGSDPDDQKALRKALDQLDHGHRKDEPKPNPDEELAKDWKEGGYPYANLLRRSAYEKEKFRLQVELLKLQAWVKDTGQRVVIVFEGRDAAGKGGTIKRFMEHLNPRGARVVALEKPSQTELGQWYFQRYVQHLPTAGEIVLFDRSWYNRAGVERVMGFCTDAQYREFMRQAPQFERMLVGGGIHVIKFWFSVSRKEQRRRFEERESHPLKQWKLSPIDQASLDKWDDYTRAKEAMFFETDTADAPWTVVKSDCKKRARLNALRYVLSRLPYTQRDLARVGRVDPLIVGRAHAIYERGEAHNQKDSDNDA from the coding sequence ATGAAGAACAACACCTCTGACAGCCCTGCCGCCACACCGGCCGCACCCTCCGCACCACAAGCTACGCCTCCTGCTGCGAAAAAGGCCGGCCAAAACCAGGCCGCATCCGCGCCGGCCAAGCCGACCAGGACGGTCGACAAAGCCATGGCCAAAGCGGCGGGCAAGGCTGCAGCCAAGGCCGGTCATGGCCGCCGCCCTACGGAAAAAGGCGATGTGGCCCAAGGCATTCACAGCGACAGGGCGCTGGAGGAATACGAGGCCGGACAGGCCACGCAGGCCGCGCAGAAAAAGCGCGTGGCGGCCGTCATGTCTGTGCTCGACGGTCCTGGCAGCAACCAGGAACGCGCCAAGGCCTTGCGCACCCTGCTGGAAGGCTCCGACCCCGACGACCAGAAAGCCTTGCGCAAGGCGCTGGATCAGCTGGACCACGGCCACCGCAAGGACGAGCCCAAGCCCAACCCCGACGAAGAGCTGGCCAAGGACTGGAAAGAGGGCGGCTACCCCTATGCAAACTTGCTGCGCCGCTCGGCCTATGAAAAGGAAAAATTCCGCCTGCAGGTGGAGCTGCTCAAGCTGCAGGCCTGGGTCAAGGACACCGGCCAGCGCGTGGTCATCGTCTTTGAAGGGCGCGACGCGGCCGGCAAGGGCGGCACCATCAAGCGCTTCATGGAGCATTTGAATCCCCGTGGTGCACGCGTGGTGGCCCTGGAAAAACCCAGCCAGACCGAGCTGGGCCAATGGTATTTCCAGCGCTATGTGCAGCATCTGCCCACGGCGGGCGAGATCGTGCTGTTCGATCGCAGCTGGTACAACCGCGCCGGTGTGGAGCGCGTGATGGGCTTTTGCACCGACGCCCAATACCGTGAATTCATGCGCCAGGCGCCCCAGTTCGAGCGCATGTTGGTGGGCGGAGGCATCCACGTCATCAAGTTCTGGTTCAGCGTCAGCCGCAAGGAGCAGCGCCGCCGCTTCGAGGAACGTGAGTCCCACCCGCTCAAGCAGTGGAAGCTCTCGCCCATCGACCAGGCATCGCTGGACAAATGGGACGACTACACCCGCGCCAAAGAGGCCATGTTCTTCGAGACCGATACGGCCGATGCACCCTGGACCGTGGTCAAGAGCGACTGCAAAAAGCGCGCGCGCCTGAATGCGCTGCGCTATGTGCTCAGCCGCCTGCCCTACACCCAGCGCGACCTGGCGCGCGTGGGCCGCGTTGACCCGCTGATCGTGGGCCGTGCCCATGCCATCTATGAGCGTGGCGAGGCGCACAACCAGAAAGACAGCGATAACGACGCTTGA